Proteins encoded together in one Pseudomonas sp. ADAK13 window:
- a CDS encoding HNH endonuclease, translated as MDITKDKTDWDDAELAAAVEAYLKMLAWEKSGQRFNKAYENRLLRQGPIAGRTEGSIEFRMQNISAVLVQMGLDRIKGYKPAKNVGSGVEQQIRKVLTAFRIFESDETAQTADEQTLVRRASKLLQRPIDKVPEGIAKPQKVSVVGTAYVRDPKLRAWVLKEANGICEGCGSNAPFEVDGQPFLEVHHVKHLAQKGSDRITNAVALCPNCHQRCHRSSDRDVFTKGLYSKINRLIPE; from the coding sequence ATGGATATCACAAAAGATAAAACGGACTGGGACGACGCGGAGTTAGCCGCAGCGGTAGAGGCTTACTTGAAAATGTTGGCCTGGGAAAAAAGCGGCCAACGTTTTAACAAAGCCTATGAGAACCGCTTGCTACGTCAGGGACCAATCGCAGGCCGCACAGAAGGCTCTATCGAATTTCGTATGCAGAATATTTCTGCGGTTCTGGTCCAAATGGGCCTGGACCGGATCAAGGGATACAAACCTGCAAAGAACGTGGGCTCGGGAGTAGAACAACAGATTCGCAAAGTTCTCACCGCCTTTCGTATATTTGAATCAGATGAAACAGCCCAAACTGCAGATGAGCAAACCCTCGTCCGCCGAGCCTCCAAGCTACTGCAGCGGCCAATCGATAAGGTGCCGGAAGGAATTGCGAAGCCACAGAAAGTGTCCGTTGTCGGTACCGCTTATGTTCGCGATCCCAAATTACGCGCCTGGGTACTGAAAGAAGCCAATGGCATCTGCGAAGGCTGCGGCTCGAACGCGCCTTTCGAAGTCGACGGCCAGCCATTTCTTGAAGTACATCACGTCAAGCACCTCGCCCAGAAGGGTTCGGATCGCATCACCAATGCTGTAGCCTTGTGCCCCAATTGCCATCAGCGGTGTCACCGGTCGAGCGACCGGGATGTTTTCACCAAAGGGCTTTACTCCAAAATCAACAGATTGATACCGGAGTAA
- a CDS encoding amino acid ABC transporter ATP-binding protein: protein MRSIVKAVNLNKYYDQYHALQDINLEVEQGEVLCIIGPSGSGKSTLLRCVNQLEKIDKGGLWVDGELVGYRVVGNKLHELNESQIARQRLATGMVFQRFNLFPHMTVLQNIIEGPCQVLKRSPKEATEDALELLARVGLADKRNAYPVELSGGQQQRVAIARALAMRPKLMLFDEPTSALDPELVGEVLSVMRDLATTGMTMIVVTHELGFAREVSNRMVFMDAGQIVEAGSPEEILISPQNPRTQSFISAVRT from the coding sequence ATGAGAAGCATCGTCAAGGCCGTGAACCTGAACAAGTATTACGACCAGTATCACGCGTTGCAGGACATCAACCTGGAAGTCGAGCAAGGCGAAGTGCTGTGCATCATCGGCCCGTCCGGTTCCGGCAAAAGTACCCTGCTGCGCTGCGTCAATCAGCTGGAGAAAATTGACAAGGGCGGCCTGTGGGTCGACGGCGAACTGGTGGGTTACCGGGTCGTCGGCAACAAGCTGCATGAGTTGAATGAATCGCAGATCGCCCGTCAGCGCCTGGCCACCGGCATGGTGTTTCAGCGCTTCAATTTGTTCCCGCACATGACCGTGTTGCAGAACATCATCGAAGGCCCGTGCCAGGTGCTCAAGCGCTCACCCAAGGAAGCCACCGAGGACGCGCTGGAGTTGCTGGCCCGGGTTGGCCTGGCGGACAAGCGCAATGCCTACCCGGTGGAATTGTCCGGCGGCCAGCAACAGCGTGTGGCGATTGCCCGCGCGTTGGCGATGCGCCCCAAGCTGATGTTGTTTGACGAACCCACGTCAGCCCTCGACCCGGAGCTGGTAGGAGAAGTGCTGTCGGTGATGCGCGATTTGGCCACCACCGGCATGACCATGATTGTGGTCACCCATGAATTGGGCTTCGCCCGCGAAGTGTCCAACCGCATGGTGTTTATGGATGCCGGCCAGATTGTGGAAGCCGGCAGCCCTGAAGAAATTCTAATAAGCCCACAAAACCCGCGTACCCAAAGCTTTATCTCTGCCGTTCGCACTTAA
- a CDS encoding type II toxin-antitoxin system RelE/ParE family toxin, whose amino-acid sequence MSSWKPLLWVGGSKKDLQQMPGAVQDVFGFALHLAQGGSKHSQTKALKGFGGNAVLEVVEDCDGNTYRGVYTVRFDSAVYVLHCFQKKSTKGIATAQHDIQLIKQRLKAAQDHAQASQRD is encoded by the coding sequence ATGAGTTCATGGAAGCCACTCCTGTGGGTGGGCGGTAGCAAGAAAGATCTGCAGCAAATGCCTGGAGCTGTTCAAGATGTGTTTGGCTTTGCGCTTCACCTTGCTCAGGGAGGAAGCAAGCATTCACAAACCAAGGCACTGAAAGGGTTTGGCGGTAATGCGGTGCTTGAGGTCGTCGAGGATTGCGACGGCAACACTTATCGAGGGGTATATACCGTCCGTTTTGACTCAGCTGTTTACGTCCTCCATTGCTTCCAGAAGAAGTCGACAAAAGGCATCGCTACGGCACAGCACGACATACAACTGATCAAACAGCGACTCAAGGCGGCACAGGATCATGCACAAGCATCACAACGCGATTGA
- a CDS encoding helix-turn-helix domain-containing protein: MSSLAMSSTVEQQIVLHQFTPRHSVQARLMLGWSREDLAREAEVDVDALQRFESHGDVDDEVRLSVAFRLEAEGLVFFPGFAPGWGMSVRGSLPLSSEHSAVETAD, from the coding sequence ATGTCCTCTCTGGCAATGAGCAGCACCGTAGAACAGCAGATCGTCCTTCACCAATTTACCCCACGGCACAGCGTGCAGGCCCGCCTCATGCTGGGCTGGAGCCGGGAAGACCTGGCCCGGGAAGCAGAGGTGGACGTGGACGCCCTCCAGCGTTTTGAAAGCCATGGCGATGTGGACGATGAGGTCCGCCTGAGTGTGGCGTTTCGTCTGGAGGCTGAAGGGTTGGTGTTTTTCCCGGGGTTTGCGCCGGGGTGGGGGATGAGTGTGAGGGGCTCTTTGCCCTTGTCGTCAGAGCATTCAGCGGTTGAAACGGCTGATTGA
- a CDS encoding HAD-IB family hydrolase has translation MLESGPLDAKVLSVFDFDGTLTHHDSFVPFLKFAFGKGEFIRRMVKLAVPGAQFLLRVISRDELKAQLIRTFMTGVDKAWVQQKAEEYCQAYWNKLMRPTGLQSVADEVKSGAVVTLCSASPALVLQPFADRLGIRLIGTELEVVDGVLTGKLTGNNCRCENKVLRLEAVYGDLGEYRLRAWGDTRGDRELLAAAQDAHFRHFHAKKKRARLQR, from the coding sequence ATGCTCGAATCCGGCCCCTTGGATGCCAAAGTACTTTCCGTCTTTGACTTCGACGGCACCCTGACCCACCACGACAGTTTCGTGCCGTTCCTGAAGTTCGCCTTTGGTAAAGGTGAGTTCATCCGCAGGATGGTGAAGCTGGCGGTGCCTGGCGCGCAATTCCTGTTGCGCGTCATCAGCCGTGATGAGCTCAAGGCGCAGTTGATCCGCACCTTTATGACCGGCGTGGATAAGGCGTGGGTTCAGCAGAAAGCTGAGGAATACTGCCAGGCGTATTGGAACAAGTTGATGCGCCCAACCGGGCTGCAATCGGTGGCCGATGAGGTGAAGTCCGGAGCGGTGGTGACGTTGTGTTCGGCGTCGCCGGCGTTGGTGTTGCAGCCGTTTGCGGATCGGCTTGGGATCAGGTTGATTGGCACTGAGCTTGAGGTGGTTGACGGGGTGTTGACCGGCAAGCTCACGGGGAATAATTGCCGGTGTGAGAATAAGGTGCTTCGGCTTGAGGCGGTTTATGGGGATCTGGGGGAGTATCGGCTCAGGGCCTGGGGTGATACGCGCGGGGATCGGGAGTTGTTGGCGGCGGCGCAGGATGCGCATTTTCGGCATTTTCATGCGAAGAAAAAGCGGGCCAGGTTGCAGCGGTGA
- a CDS encoding amino acid ABC transporter permease has translation MKQTPAERLQAERQQTENQFDITQYEHVPRRYYGRMFFATLIVIALAALLRAFANGQIEWSYIGQFLTSEAIIWGLVNTIIMSILAMALGVVIGVITAIMRMSANPILRYVAITYTWLFRGTPLILQLLLWFNLALIFPVIAIPGLFSIDTVDLMTPFVAALLGLSINQGAYTAEVVRAGLLSVDTGQYEAAKSIGMPSLQALRRVILPQAMRVIIPPVGNEFISMVKMTSLASVIQYSELLHNAQNIYYANARVMELLIVAGIWYLAVVTVLSFGQSRLERRFARGAGKRS, from the coding sequence ATGAAACAAACCCCGGCAGAGCGCTTGCAAGCCGAGCGCCAGCAGACCGAGAACCAGTTCGATATCACCCAGTACGAGCACGTGCCCCGTCGCTATTACGGGCGGATGTTTTTCGCTACGTTGATCGTGATCGCCCTGGCCGCCTTGCTGCGGGCATTCGCCAATGGTCAGATCGAATGGTCCTACATCGGTCAGTTCCTCACGTCCGAGGCGATTATCTGGGGCCTGGTGAACACCATCATCATGTCGATCCTGGCCATGGCGCTGGGCGTGGTGATCGGGGTGATCACCGCCATCATGCGCATGTCGGCCAACCCGATCCTGCGTTACGTGGCCATCACCTACACCTGGCTGTTTCGTGGCACGCCGCTGATTCTGCAACTGCTGTTGTGGTTCAACCTGGCGCTGATTTTCCCGGTGATCGCGATTCCCGGGCTGTTCAGCATCGACACCGTGGACCTGATGACGCCATTCGTGGCCGCCCTCCTCGGCCTGAGCATCAACCAGGGTGCCTACACCGCCGAAGTAGTGCGCGCCGGCCTGTTGTCGGTGGACACCGGCCAGTACGAAGCTGCCAAGTCCATCGGTATGCCGAGCCTTCAAGCGCTGCGTAGGGTGATTCTTCCCCAGGCGATGCGGGTGATCATTCCGCCTGTAGGCAACGAGTTCATCAGCATGGTGAAAATGACCAGCCTGGCGAGTGTGATCCAGTACTCGGAGCTGCTGCACAACGCGCAAAACATCTACTACGCCAACGCCCGGGTCATGGAGCTGCTGATTGTTGCCGGCATCTGGTACCTGGCGGTGGTGACTGTTCTTTCATTCGGTCAGAGCCGCCTTGAGCGTCGTTTTGCCCGCGGCGCCGGCAAGCGTTCGTAA
- a CDS encoding AraC family transcriptional regulator — protein MRNVSIAQLDLTPRTVVAIGTDYPDGYLLKRHSHRRGQLLYGATGVMQVSTQKGNWVVPPQRAVWIPAQVPHEVLMLGVSTRSLYIEPHAVTDLGSSCHVISISPLMRQLLMDAVEMPLEYDEAGRDGALVSLLLHELARATHLPLHIPLPQDPRLLTLCLTFVQRPDVHQSPAQWADHSHLSLRTFSRHFRQQTGLSFVQWRQRACVVQALARLASGESVTRIALDLGYENPAAFSSMFRRVLGHSPSTYLEGAK, from the coding sequence ATGCGCAACGTTTCCATCGCACAACTGGACCTGACGCCCCGAACGGTAGTGGCGATCGGCACCGACTATCCCGACGGCTATCTGCTCAAGCGCCACAGCCATCGGCGCGGGCAGTTGTTGTATGGCGCCACCGGCGTGATGCAAGTCAGCACCCAGAAAGGCAATTGGGTGGTGCCCCCCCAGCGCGCCGTGTGGATTCCCGCCCAGGTGCCCCATGAAGTACTGATGCTCGGCGTGTCGACCCGTAGCCTGTACATCGAACCGCACGCCGTCACCGATTTGGGTTCCAGTTGCCACGTCATCAGCATTTCGCCACTGATGCGCCAGCTGCTGATGGACGCGGTGGAGATGCCCCTTGAGTACGACGAGGCTGGTCGCGACGGTGCGCTGGTCAGCCTGCTATTGCATGAACTGGCCCGCGCCACGCACTTGCCGCTGCATATCCCGCTGCCGCAAGACCCGCGCTTGCTGACCTTGTGCCTGACGTTTGTGCAGCGCCCGGACGTGCACCAGTCACCGGCTCAATGGGCCGATCACTCGCACCTGAGCCTGCGCACCTTCAGCCGGCATTTTCGCCAGCAAACCGGCTTGAGCTTCGTGCAGTGGCGCCAGCGCGCCTGTGTGGTGCAGGCCCTGGCGCGGCTGGCCAGCGGCGAAAGCGTCACCCGCATCGCCCTGGACCTGGGTTACGAAAACCCGGCGGCTTTTTCCAGCATGTTCCGGCGGGTGCTCGGCCACTCACCGAGTACTTACCTGGAAGGGGCAAAATAG
- a CDS encoding DUF6933 domain-containing protein produces MLSFNCTQAASDFFSRAHKGKKITPVQKALPQESQGDDQYADPHQWLVHAATVQRKHVLLAIHLKTRYCMLFFDMKKADADSFVHTFINRWMSGVLDLALKSDVLDLVDPSVPEQQFVSLVESYCLQQRGDRSAQTQINEILRSFEVDAKGVDLAATSWSALHYDAQINHTPRSLKDVKGLHWPDEEMVIHWLVTVGGLDPAGAALAREKYGLFRRMA; encoded by the coding sequence ATGCTAAGTTTTAATTGTACACAGGCGGCTAGCGATTTTTTTAGCCGGGCTCACAAAGGCAAAAAAATCACCCCGGTTCAAAAAGCGCTGCCACAGGAGAGCCAGGGCGATGACCAGTACGCCGACCCGCATCAGTGGCTGGTCCATGCTGCGACGGTGCAACGTAAACATGTGTTGTTGGCGATACATCTGAAAACCCGCTATTGCATGTTGTTTTTTGATATGAAAAAGGCAGACGCCGATAGTTTTGTGCACACCTTTATTAATCGTTGGATGAGTGGCGTTTTGGATCTCGCCTTAAAGTCTGATGTTTTGGATTTGGTTGATCCGTCGGTACCTGAGCAGCAATTCGTCAGTTTGGTCGAGTCGTACTGCCTGCAGCAGCGGGGTGATCGGAGTGCGCAGACTCAAATCAACGAAATATTGCGGAGTTTTGAGGTGGACGCAAAAGGCGTGGATCTTGCCGCAACGTCTTGGAGCGCTCTGCATTACGACGCTCAAATCAACCATACGCCTCGAAGCTTAAAAGATGTGAAGGGGCTTCATTGGCCGGATGAGGAAATGGTGATTCATTGGTTGGTCACGGTAGGCGGATTGGACCCTGCGGGCGCCGCACTTGCACGTGAAAAGTACGGTCTGTTCAGACGAATGGCCTGA
- a CDS encoding ABC transporter substrate-binding protein — MKNLFLPSLLVGLMASTSVLAALPAAIKDKGEISAAIVPNYPPMDFKDTATNKLTGLDFDLGNALAERLGVKIKWQETGFEQMLSGLTTKRVDIVLSGMSDTAERQKAVTFIDYFTSGPQFYTLAKREDLKELTDLCGKKVGTSRRTTWPSEIAAWSKENCEKAGKPAIVVIGTEGSADARAQLQQNRLDAAMQGSETIPYLMSLDKGKYKPVGLAISKQFTGLGIEKSNTELVTAISETLQGMIDDGTYGKILKKWDLEQGAVEKISINAGQ; from the coding sequence ATGAAAAATCTGTTTCTTCCAAGTTTGCTCGTAGGCCTGATGGCCTCCACTTCGGTTTTGGCGGCATTGCCGGCAGCGATCAAGGACAAGGGTGAGATCAGCGCGGCCATCGTGCCGAACTACCCGCCGATGGATTTCAAGGACACCGCCACCAACAAACTCACCGGCCTGGATTTTGACCTGGGCAACGCCCTGGCCGAACGTCTGGGGGTGAAGATCAAGTGGCAGGAAACCGGCTTCGAACAGATGCTCAGCGGCCTGACCACCAAGCGCGTGGACATCGTGCTGTCGGGCATGAGCGACACGGCCGAGCGCCAGAAGGCGGTGACCTTTATCGACTACTTCACCAGCGGCCCGCAGTTCTACACCCTGGCCAAGCGTGAAGACCTCAAGGAATTGACCGACCTGTGCGGTAAGAAAGTCGGCACCAGCCGACGTACCACCTGGCCGTCGGAAATTGCCGCGTGGAGCAAGGAAAACTGCGAAAAAGCCGGTAAGCCAGCGATCGTGGTGATTGGCACTGAAGGCTCGGCGGATGCCCGGGCGCAGTTGCAGCAGAACCGTCTGGATGCGGCGATGCAGGGCAGTGAAACCATTCCTTACCTGATGTCGCTGGACAAGGGTAAGTACAAGCCGGTGGGCCTGGCGATTTCCAAGCAGTTCACCGGGTTGGGGATTGAGAAGAGCAATACCGAATTGGTCACGGCCATCAGCGAAACACTGCAGGGCATGATTGATGACGGTACGTACGGCAAGATCCTGAAGAAGTGGGACCTGGAGCAGGGTGCGGTGGAAAAAATCAGCATCAATGCCGGCCAGTAA
- the argH gene encoding argininosuccinate lyase — protein MSQPTDRLWGARFKSGPSAALAALSRCPERYFRLTPYDLAGSRAHARELQRAGLLDESETLRTLEALDRIGEDFAAGRLHPTLDDEDVHTFIERVLTERLGALGGKLRAGRSRNDQTANDLRLFLRDHARTITTEVLGLQQALVDQAEQHIESICPGFTHLQQAQPIVFAHHLLAHAQSMLRDVQRLVDWDARTALSPLGAAAMAGSAIARQPEHSAKEMGYTGPCENSIDAVASRDHVAEFLFVAGMLGVNISRLSEEFCLWSSRQFRWVQLDDAYATGSSIMPQKKNPDIAELARGKAGRLIGNLTGLMSTLKSLPLSYNRDLSEDKHSVLDSVDTLLLVLPAMAGMVATMKVQVEELRRQAPMGFTLATEVADWLATRGVPFKEAHEITGALVQACEKHEIELWEASPALLAEVDTRLTPEVRECLTLEAAIAARSGWGGTAPERVREQIGRLKVALAAQQKWAERYTGFRI, from the coding sequence ATGTCTCAGCCCACCGATCGCCTCTGGGGTGCTCGTTTCAAGTCCGGCCCATCCGCTGCTTTGGCCGCGCTGTCGCGTTGCCCCGAGCGCTATTTTCGCCTGACGCCCTACGACCTGGCCGGCTCCCGGGCCCATGCCCGTGAGTTGCAGCGCGCCGGGTTGCTGGATGAGTCGGAAACCTTGCGCACCCTGGAAGCGCTGGACCGGATCGGTGAGGACTTTGCCGCTGGCCGCCTGCACCCGACGCTGGATGACGAGGATGTGCACACCTTCATCGAGCGGGTGTTGACCGAGCGTTTGGGCGCCCTGGGCGGCAAGCTGCGCGCCGGGCGTTCGCGTAACGACCAGACCGCCAACGATTTGCGCCTGTTCCTGCGGGACCACGCGCGCACCATCACCACCGAGGTGCTGGGTTTGCAGCAGGCGCTGGTGGACCAGGCCGAGCAGCATATCGAGAGTATCTGCCCGGGCTTCACCCATTTGCAGCAGGCGCAACCGATCGTGTTCGCCCATCACTTGCTGGCTCACGCGCAATCGATGCTGCGGGATGTGCAGCGTTTGGTGGACTGGGATGCGCGTACGGCGTTGTCGCCGTTGGGTGCAGCAGCAATGGCAGGTTCGGCGATTGCTCGTCAGCCGGAGCATTCAGCCAAGGAGATGGGTTACACCGGGCCGTGCGAAAACTCTATCGACGCTGTAGCCAGTCGTGACCATGTGGCGGAGTTTCTGTTTGTGGCGGGCATGCTCGGGGTGAATATTTCGCGGCTGTCGGAGGAGTTTTGCCTGTGGTCGTCGCGGCAGTTTCGCTGGGTGCAGTTGGACGATGCCTACGCCACCGGTAGCTCGATCATGCCGCAGAAGAAGAACCCGGACATTGCCGAACTGGCGCGGGGTAAGGCTGGGCGGTTGATTGGCAACCTGACCGGGTTGATGTCCACGCTCAAGTCGCTGCCGCTGTCGTATAACCGTGATTTGAGTGAAGACAAGCACAGCGTGTTGGACAGTGTGGATACGTTGCTGCTGGTGCTGCCGGCGATGGCCGGGATGGTTGCGACGATGAAGGTGCAGGTGGAAGAGCTGCGGCGTCAGGCGCCGATGGGTTTCACCCTGGCGACTGAGGTGGCGGATTGGTTGGCCACCCGTGGTGTGCCGTTCAAGGAGGCGCATGAGATTACTGGCGCCTTGGTACAGGCCTGTGAGAAGCATGAGATTGAATTGTGGGAAGCCTCACCGGCGTTGTTGGCGGAGGTGGATACGCGGCTGACGCCGGAAGTGCGTGAGTGCCTGACCCTGGAAGCGGCGATTGCGGCGCGCAGTGGTTGGGGTGGCACGGCGCCGGAGCGGGTAAGGGAGCAGATTGGGCGGTTGAAGGTGGCGTTGGCTGCGCAACAGAAGTGGGCAGAGCGTTACACCGGCTTTCGAATTTAG
- a CDS encoding sulfite exporter TauE/SafE family protein codes for MFYLLLALFGCMTGVTAVLFGFGGGFVVVPLLYGMLKLSHDTGVSESAMHIAVATSTCVMIVNALIATGKHRRKGNLIRHYLWPLGGFIGIGAVLGAGAAMFASGSFIRYAFIAYLAVTLVDCLLRRGFLSQDDTHPPRRLGSAEVTGGGIAIGLIATFLGVGGSVMTVPLLRRCGLSMSQATSMANPLSVPVALAGTFTYMVMAGFAKVELGAWFVGYVDLLAFAILTLGSLLGIRLATPWIGRIPDALHARVYIGLLGAVMVSMLV; via the coding sequence ATGTTCTATCTATTACTGGCGCTGTTCGGCTGCATGACCGGCGTGACCGCCGTGCTGTTCGGGTTCGGCGGCGGATTCGTGGTGGTGCCGTTGCTGTACGGCATGTTGAAGCTCAGCCACGACACAGGAGTAAGTGAATCTGCGATGCATATCGCGGTCGCTACCTCCACCTGCGTGATGATCGTCAACGCGCTGATCGCCACCGGAAAACACCGGCGCAAAGGTAATCTGATTCGCCATTACCTGTGGCCGTTGGGCGGGTTTATCGGGATTGGCGCGGTGCTTGGGGCCGGTGCAGCGATGTTCGCCAGTGGTAGCTTTATCCGCTACGCCTTTATCGCTTACCTGGCCGTCACCCTCGTCGATTGCCTGTTGCGCAGGGGCTTTCTCAGCCAGGACGACACGCACCCACCACGGCGCCTGGGCAGCGCGGAAGTGACGGGCGGCGGCATTGCCATTGGGTTGATCGCGACCTTCCTGGGGGTGGGCGGCAGCGTGATGACCGTGCCGCTGTTGCGCCGGTGCGGCTTGAGCATGTCCCAGGCCACGTCCATGGCCAACCCGTTGAGTGTGCCGGTGGCGCTGGCCGGTACCTTTACCTACATGGTCATGGCGGGATTCGCCAAGGTGGAATTGGGCGCGTGGTTTGTCGGCTATGTCGACTTGCTGGCGTTTGCCATCCTCACCCTGGGCTCGCTGCTGGGCATTCGCCTGGCCACGCCGTGGATCGGTCGCATCCCGGACGCGCTGCATGCGCGGGTGTATATCGGGTTGTTGGGCGCGGTGATGGTGAGCATGTTGGTCTGA
- a CDS encoding LysR family transcriptional regulator — protein sequence METPLSNSGNIPPKPGTRPPLQLSGLDFKLLRVFKAVVEAGGFSAAQNELNVGLAAISKQISDLEIRIGMRLCTRGREGFGLTEEGKLVYQASIELFASVDSFRDKLSSAQNELIGDLSVGVIDNTVSDVNSPLIKALGKLHTESPKIRLRLHASQLDEVERGVVEGRLIVGIVPVYQRREEFDYFPLYEEKSHAYCAVGHPLFEASNINADVLRQHEVVNHRYAIHSDKANFVSYDSQSASASQVEAVAILILTGRFLGFLPEHYATPLVKEGRLRVLCPEQIHLSTPFNVILKHNTPRSPLVKAFATALGVDLKAPI from the coding sequence ATGGAAACCCCACTTTCCAATTCTGGAAACATACCGCCAAAACCCGGCACAAGACCGCCCCTGCAACTCAGCGGCCTGGACTTCAAATTGCTGCGGGTGTTCAAGGCCGTGGTCGAAGCGGGCGGCTTCAGCGCGGCGCAGAATGAGCTGAATGTGGGCCTGGCGGCGATCAGCAAGCAGATTTCCGACCTGGAAATCCGCATCGGCATGCGCCTGTGTACGCGGGGGCGGGAAGGGTTTGGCCTGACCGAAGAAGGCAAATTAGTCTATCAAGCGTCCATAGAGCTATTTGCCTCGGTGGACAGTTTCAGAGACAAGCTTAGTTCGGCGCAGAATGAACTGATTGGCGACCTTAGTGTGGGCGTTATTGATAACACCGTATCGGATGTTAATTCACCGCTGATTAAAGCGCTGGGAAAACTACATACAGAATCGCCAAAAATAAGATTACGCCTACATGCCTCGCAACTGGATGAAGTTGAACGAGGCGTGGTGGAAGGGCGGCTGATTGTCGGCATCGTGCCGGTGTACCAGCGCCGGGAAGAATTCGATTATTTCCCGCTCTACGAAGAAAAGTCCCACGCGTACTGCGCCGTCGGGCATCCGCTGTTCGAAGCGAGCAACATCAACGCAGATGTGTTGCGCCAGCATGAAGTGGTCAATCATCGGTACGCGATCCACAGCGACAAGGCCAACTTCGTCAGCTACGACAGCCAGTCCGCGTCGGCCTCACAAGTTGAAGCCGTGGCCATCCTCATCCTCACCGGCCGCTTCCTGGGCTTCCTCCCGGAACACTACGCCACACCGCTGGTGAAAGAAGGGCGCCTGCGCGTGTTATGCCCGGAGCAGATCCACCTGAGCACCCCGTTCAACGTCATCCTCAAGCACAACACCCCGCGCAGCCCACTGGTAAAAGCCTTCGCAACGGCACTGGGTGTGGATCTCAAAGCGCCCATCTAG
- a CDS encoding MFS transporter: MATYSLVIRRLMICSVTIVVSRAMTSPLLALLLSTRLGLNQQDIGLLMGIAVFIATLLGLYGGYIIDRLEKRKLLILAMLSSSIGFLLLTFASNLYLTTLTLVITEAASALFLIGSKAIISENLPVGQRAKVFSLRYTLTNVGYATGPMLGVVIAGQMPLAPFLIASAIAFGSLFLMIGIPPTQRDDSNKPLSFLSTLRTLRSDRTLILFTSGSLLSTIVHGRYTLYLSQFLLVAYKPESALKILSAVLACNAITVILMQYQIGRFLKREQLRYWIVLGTSLFIAGLIGFSMADGLVSWCVAMFVFTLGEMIIYPSEFLFIDTIAPDALRGSYYGAQNLAAFGGALSPVICGYLLINASPASMFYVLSGLTAVGGTLCFLSGRRVTVRT, translated from the coding sequence GTGGCCACCTACTCCCTGGTAATCCGCCGCCTGATGATCTGCTCGGTGACCATCGTCGTCAGCCGCGCCATGACCAGTCCGCTACTCGCGCTGTTGCTCAGCACCCGCCTGGGCCTCAACCAGCAAGACATCGGCTTGCTGATGGGCATCGCCGTGTTCATCGCCACCCTGCTGGGCCTCTACGGCGGCTACATCATCGACCGCCTGGAAAAGCGCAAGCTGCTGATCCTGGCAATGCTCTCCAGCTCCATCGGTTTTTTGTTGCTGACCTTTGCCAGCAACCTGTACCTGACTACCCTGACCCTGGTGATCACCGAAGCCGCTTCGGCGCTGTTCCTGATTGGCTCCAAGGCGATCATCAGCGAGAACCTGCCGGTGGGCCAGCGCGCCAAGGTGTTTTCCCTGCGCTACACCCTGACCAATGTCGGCTACGCCACCGGCCCGATGCTCGGCGTGGTGATTGCGGGCCAGATGCCCTTGGCGCCGTTCCTGATCGCCAGCGCGATTGCCTTTGGCAGCCTGTTCCTGATGATCGGCATCCCGCCGACCCAGCGCGACGACAGTAATAAACCCTTAAGTTTTCTCAGCACCCTGAGGACGTTGCGCAGTGATCGCACCTTGATCCTGTTCACCAGTGGCAGCCTGTTGAGCACCATTGTCCACGGGCGCTACACCCTGTATCTGTCGCAGTTTCTGCTGGTGGCCTACAAGCCGGAGAGCGCGCTGAAAATTCTCTCCGCGGTGCTGGCGTGCAACGCCATCACGGTAATTCTGATGCAGTACCAGATTGGCCGGTTCCTAAAGCGTGAACAGCTGCGCTACTGGATCGTGCTCGGCACCTCGCTGTTCATTGCGGGGCTGATCGGCTTCAGCATGGCGGACGGCCTGGTGTCGTGGTGTGTCGCGATGTTTGTGTTCACCTTGGGGGAGATGATCATCTACCCGTCCGAGTTCCTGTTTATCGACACCATCGCCCCCGACGCCCTGCGCGGGAGCTATTACGGTGCGCAGAACCTGGCGGCATTTGGCGGCGCATTGAGCCCGGTGATCTGCGGCTATCTGCTAATCAATGCCTCGCCCGCCTCGATGTTCTATGTACTGAGCGGGCTGACGGCGGTAGGTGGCACCTTGTGCTTCTTGAGTGGCCGGCGGGTGACGGTGCGTACGTGA